The following coding sequences lie in one Globicephala melas chromosome 15, mGloMel1.2, whole genome shotgun sequence genomic window:
- the SOX8 gene encoding transcription factor SOX-8, whose protein sequence is MLDMSETRAQPPCSPSGTASSMSHVEDSDSDAPPSPAGSEGLGRAAGAGGGGRADAAEAADERFPACIRDAVSQVLKGYDWSLVPMPVRGGGGGALKAKPHVKRPMNAFMVWAQAARRKLADQYPHLHNAELSKTLGKLWRLLSESEKRPFVEEAERLRVQHKKDHPDYKYQPRRRKSVKTGQSDSDSGAELGHHPGGAVYKTDAGLGDAHHHGDHTGQTHGPPTPPTTPKTDLHHGGKQELKLEGRRLVDSGRQNIDFSNVDISELSSEVIGNMDTFDVHEFDQYLPLNGHSALPTEPGQPAAASSYGGTTYSHSGAAGIGASPVWAHKGAPSASASPTEAGPPRPHIKTEQLSPGHYSDQSHGSPGHTDYGSYSAQASVTTAASAAAASSFTSSQCDYTDLQAPNYYGPYPGYPSGLYQYPYFHSPRRPYASPLLGGLSVPPAHSPPSNWEQPVYTTLTRP, encoded by the exons ATGCTGGACATGAGCGAGACCCGCGCCCAGCCGCCCTGCAGCCCATCTGGCACTGCTAGCTCCATGTCGCACGTGGAGGACTCAGACTCGGACGCGCCGCCGTCGCCTGCCGGTTCCGAGGGTCTGGGCCGTGCGGCGGGCGCGGGGGGCGGCGGCCGGGCCGACGCGGCCGAGGCGGCGGACGAGCGCTTCCCCGCCTGCATCCGCGACGCCGTGTCGCAGGTGCTCAAGGGCTACGACTGGAGCCTGGTGCCCATGCCGGtgcgaggcggcggcggcggtgcgCTCAAGGCCAAGCCGCACGTGAAGCGGCCCATGAACGCCTTCATGGTGTGGGCGCAAGCAGCGCGCCGCAAGCTGGCGGATCAGTACCCGCACCTGCACAACGCGGAACTCAGCAAGACGCTGGGCAAGCTGTGGCG CTTGCTGAGTGAGAGTGAGAAGCGCCCCTTCGTGGAGGAGGCAGAGAGGCTGCGGGTCCAGCACAAGAAGGACCACCCAGATTACAAGTACCAGCCACGCCGGAGGAAGAGTGTGAAGACTGGCCAGAGCGACTCAGACTCAGGTGCCGAGCTGGGCCACCACCCGGGCGGTGCTGTCTACAAGACTGACGCCGGCCTCGGTGACGCACACCACCACGGTGACCACACAG GGCAGACCCATGGGccgcccaccccccccaccacccccaagaCTGACCTGCACCACGGGGGCAAGCAGGAGCTGAAGCTGGAAGGCCGCCGCCTGGTGGACAGCGGGCGCCAGAACATCGACTTCAGCAACGTGGACATCTCTGAGCTGAGCAGTGAGGTCATCGGAAACATGGACACCTTTGACGTCCACGAGTTCGACCAGTACCTGCCCCTCAACGGCCACTCGGCCTTGCCCACAGAGCCAGGCCAGCCCGCGGCCGCCAGCTCCTACGGAGGCACCACCTACTCGCACTCCGGGGCGGCTGGCATCGGGGCGTCCCCTGTGTGGGCCCACAAGGGAGCCCCATCGGCCTCTGCGTCGCCCACTGAGGCAGGGCCCCCGAGGCCGCACATCAagacggagcagctgagccccgGCCACTACAGCGACCAGTCGCACGGCTCTCCGGGGCACACCGACTACGGCTCCTATAGCGCTCAGGCCAGTGTCACCACGGCCGCCTCCGCCGCGGCCGCCAGCTCCTTCACCAGCTCACAGTGCGACTACACCGACCTGCAGGCCCCCAACTACTATGGCCCATACCCTGGCTACCCGTCCGGCCTCTACCAGTACCCCTACTTCCACTCGCCCCGCCGACCCTACGCCTCGCCCCTGCTCGGTGGCCTCTCCGTGCCGCCCGCCCACAGCCCCCCCAGTAACTGGGAGCAGCCCGTGTACACCACCCTGACCAGACCCTGA